In Streptomyces sp. NBC_00878, a single window of DNA contains:
- a CDS encoding NAD(P)-dependent alcohol dehydrogenase, which produces MTTVAAYAAPAAKAPLERTTIERRPVGEHDVLIEIKFAGICHSDIHQVREGWGEAIFPMVPGHEIAGIVTEAGSGVTKFAVGDRVGVGCMVDSCRECENCRAGLEQYCARGNVGTYNALDRNGEPTYGGYSTHIVVDEAFTVRIPEGLALDEAAPLLCAGITTYSPLKHWNAGPGKKVAVLGMGGLGHMGVKIAHALGAEVTVLSQSLRKKDDGLKLGADHYYATSDPKTFEELRGSFDLILSTVSAPLNLDAFLSLLRTDGALVNVGAPEEPVSLNLFSVIGGRKTLAGSGIGGIRETQEMLDFCAGHGLGAEIELIGAAEINEAYERVLSSDVRYRFVIDVATI; this is translated from the coding sequence ATGACCACTGTCGCCGCATACGCCGCTCCCGCCGCCAAGGCTCCGCTGGAGCGCACGACCATCGAGCGTCGCCCGGTCGGCGAGCACGATGTTCTGATCGAGATCAAGTTCGCCGGTATCTGCCACTCCGACATCCACCAGGTCCGTGAGGGCTGGGGCGAGGCCATCTTCCCGATGGTCCCCGGCCACGAGATCGCCGGCATCGTCACCGAGGCCGGCTCCGGCGTCACCAAGTTCGCCGTCGGCGACCGCGTGGGCGTCGGCTGCATGGTCGACTCCTGCCGCGAGTGCGAGAACTGCCGGGCGGGCCTGGAGCAGTACTGCGCCCGGGGCAACGTCGGCACGTACAACGCCCTCGACAGGAACGGCGAGCCCACCTACGGCGGCTACTCGACCCACATCGTCGTCGACGAGGCCTTCACCGTCCGTATCCCCGAAGGCCTGGCGCTCGACGAGGCCGCGCCGCTGCTGTGCGCCGGCATCACCACGTACTCCCCGCTCAAGCACTGGAACGCCGGCCCCGGCAAGAAGGTCGCCGTCCTCGGCATGGGCGGCCTCGGTCACATGGGCGTCAAGATCGCGCACGCGCTCGGTGCCGAGGTGACCGTCCTTTCGCAGTCCCTGCGAAAGAAGGACGACGGGCTGAAGCTGGGCGCCGACCACTACTACGCCACCAGCGACCCGAAGACCTTCGAGGAACTGCGCGGTTCCTTCGACCTGATCCTGTCGACGGTGTCCGCCCCGCTGAACCTGGACGCCTTCCTCTCCCTCCTCAGGACGGACGGCGCCTTGGTGAACGTGGGCGCGCCCGAGGAGCCGGTCTCCCTGAACCTCTTCTCGGTGATCGGCGGCCGTAAGACCCTTGCCGGGTCCGGGATCGGTGGCATTCGGGAGACCCAGGAGATGCTGGACTTCTGTGCCGGGCACGGGTTGGGTGCGGAGATCGAGCTGATCGGTGCGGCGGAGATCAACGAGGCGTATGAGCGGGTGCTCAGCAGTGATGTGCGGTATCGGTTCGTGATCGACGTCGCGACGATTTAG
- a CDS encoding helix-turn-helix transcriptional regulator: protein MDEQPSQQSAGQSGQAGRSGQAGHEPGQALDRRAELSEFLRTRRARLKPEDVGLPDFGRHRRVPGLRREELAQLAGVSVAYYTRLEQGNGRNVSAEVLDSIARALRLTGAEHAHLTHLAKPKQLKKKPSARPQQVRVALRELIDSIDGVPAYVVGRRSEILVWNRMAAAVFGDWSLVPPQERNWARMVFLKPEYRELFVEWEQKASDMVSFLRMDAGCHPDDPRLSALVGELSVKSEEFRRLWATHDVKEKSHGVKRLHHPLVGELTLSFESFKIVDTEEQSMVTYHAVPGSPSAEALRLLASWGTDATRAGTASPQA from the coding sequence ATGGATGAACAGCCCTCTCAGCAGTCCGCGGGGCAGTCGGGACAGGCGGGGCGGTCCGGTCAGGCAGGGCACGAGCCGGGGCAGGCGCTGGACCGGCGTGCCGAGCTCAGCGAGTTCCTGCGCACGCGGCGGGCCCGGCTGAAGCCGGAGGACGTGGGGCTGCCGGACTTCGGGCGGCATCGCCGTGTGCCCGGGCTGCGCCGCGAGGAGCTGGCACAGCTGGCCGGGGTGTCCGTGGCGTACTACACACGGCTTGAGCAGGGCAACGGGCGGAACGTGTCCGCGGAGGTGCTCGACTCGATCGCGCGCGCTCTGCGGCTGACCGGGGCCGAGCACGCGCATCTCACGCATCTCGCGAAGCCGAAGCAGCTCAAGAAGAAGCCGTCGGCCCGGCCGCAGCAGGTGCGGGTCGCGCTGCGCGAGCTGATCGACTCGATCGACGGTGTGCCCGCGTATGTCGTGGGGCGACGCTCGGAGATTCTCGTCTGGAACCGGATGGCCGCGGCCGTGTTCGGGGACTGGTCGCTGGTGCCGCCGCAGGAGCGGAACTGGGCGCGGATGGTGTTTCTCAAGCCCGAGTACCGCGAGCTGTTCGTGGAGTGGGAGCAGAAGGCGTCCGACATGGTGAGCTTTCTACGGATGGACGCGGGGTGCCACCCTGACGACCCGCGCCTCTCCGCCCTGGTGGGCGAACTCTCCGTGAAGAGCGAGGAGTTCCGCCGTCTCTGGGCGACGCATGACGTCAAGGAGAAGAGTCACGGTGTCAAGCGGCTGCACCATCCGCTGGTCGGTGAACTGACCCTCTCCTTCGAGTCGTTCAAGATCGTCGACACCGAGGAGCAGTCGATGGTGACGTACCACGCGGTGCCGGGCTCCCCCTCGGCCGAGGCCCTCCGCCTCCTGGCCAGCTGGGGCACGGACGCGACCCGGGCGGGCACGGCGTCGCCGCAGGCGTAG